GCGACCCTTGCGCAGCGAGTTGGAGACCCCGTCGAGCATCTTGATGAGGTCTTCGACAATGATCGTCATATCGTCAGCGGGCTTGCGTTGGGCCTGAGCCACCGAAGGCGCCTGCTCCGCGATGATCACGCTCATGGCAGATGGTCCGCGCCTGCCGTCGACGACGGAGTACTCCACCTTGGTGCCCTGGCGGGGCGAGGACACACCTTCGGGAAGCGCCGAGGCGTGCAGAAACACCTCATCGCCCTCTTCGCTGGCGATGAAGCCGAAACCCTTGTCGGCGTCAAACCACTTCACTCGTCCGCTTGGCACGTGCACCTCTCTCACACGATGCAGTCGCATCGGGTGACTCCAAGTCTACAAGGGCGACGGCGCGCGCACGGGCGTGCTTCTCAGGGTTCTCCCAGCGTTGAGCGCCACACTAGAGGCATGACCCAGCAGCGCGCTCGCATCCTGGTGGTCGACGACGAGCCAGACCTGCGCGACCTCCTTGCCACGTCGCTGACCTTCGCGGGGTACGAGACCGTGGCCGTCGCGTCGGGAAGAGCTGCCCTCGATCACCTCCTGCATACCACCGCAGACTTGGTCGTCATGGACGTGATGATGCCCGCGATGGACGGCTTCACCACGGTGCGAAAACTGCGAGCCAGGGGCGACGATGTCCCTGTCCTGTTCCTCACGGCGCGCGACGCGCAAGAAGATGCCCTCACAGGCTTCACTGTCGGCGCCGACGACTATGTCACCAAGCCCTTTTCGCTCGCCGAGGTCGCGGCAAGGATCGAGGCGATCTTGCGCCGCGCACGGCCAACCGTCGACGATACGTCGGTGCTGAGCGTCGGCGATCTTGTCCTCGACGAGGACGCACACGAGGCGACAAGAGCTGGCACTCCGCTCGATCTCACGCCCACCGAGTTCGCGCTGCTGCGGTACCTCATGGCACACCGCGGGACGGTCCTCAGCAAGGCTCGGATTCTGGAGGAGGTATGGGGCTACGGAGGGAACTCTGACGGCGCGATCGTCGAAACCTATGTGTCGTACTTGCGCCGCAAGGTTGACACCCCTTTCGACGTGCCTCTGTTACATACCAAGCGCGGCGTCGGCTACGTGTTGAAGGCCCCTTCATGACCAACTGGCCGTTGCGGTGGACCATTCCAGGCATTGCACTTGTGCTCGTCTTGTTGACGGAGATCGTGCTGGGGGCGGCGGCGTTGGCCCTCCTCAATCGCACTCTGGTGGGGCAGATTGATCGCCGACTCGAAGACGCCGTCTCCGTGATCGAAGAGCGTCCTGGAACGGTGCTGCGTGAGATGGGCGGCGCCGGACGCGCCAACTCGGTTGACGCCTTGCGTCCGCGCAGTGACGTCATCGTCGCAGTCCTGCGCGCTGATGGCTCCGTCGCACGCGACCTGACGCAGGAACTCAACGACGGGCGACCGGTGCCTGACGTGACGTTCAGGGAGGACACGTCGGAGCCGTATACCTCGCGCGCGCAAGGCGAGGCCTGGCGAGTCGTGGTGCGCCCCATCGGCGGCGGCGGTCAGACCGTGGCCGTCATGATCCCGCTGCGCGACACGAGTGACGCCTCCAAGGTCTTGAGGCGAGGAATCATCGTTCTCGGCGTGGTGGTGGCAGTGCTCGCCGCCGGTCTCGCGGCCTGGGCGACCCGCAGGTCCCTGCGGCCCCTAGGTGAGGCGGAACGGACGGCCGCAGCCATTGCGCAAGGGGACCTCACACGCCGTGTCCCCGCATACCCAGGGTCGACGGAGGCTGGCTCGCTCGCCGCGTCACTCAACGTCATGATCGATCGCCTTCATGGCGCCCTTGCGCAAGGGGAGGCGACTCAGGAGCGGCTACGTCGATTCGTTTCCGACGCTTCACACGAGTTGCGCACACCGCTCGCCGCCATCAGA
The Demequina sp. TMPB413 DNA segment above includes these coding regions:
- a CDS encoding HAMP domain-containing sensor histidine kinase; amino-acid sequence: MTNWPLRWTIPGIALVLVLLTEIVLGAAALALLNRTLVGQIDRRLEDAVSVIEERPGTVLREMGGAGRANSVDALRPRSDVIVAVLRADGSVARDLTQELNDGRPVPDVTFREDTSEPYTSRAQGEAWRVVVRPIGGGGQTVAVMIPLRDTSDASKVLRRGIIVLGVVVAVLAAGLAAWATRRSLRPLGEAERTAAAIAQGDLTRRVPAYPGSTEAGSLAASLNVMIDRLHGALAQGEATQERLRRFVSDASHELRTPLAAIRGYAELHRIGADERGDAVGRIEANAARMSDLVDDLLLLARSDEDASQLTADARVDFSALVNDAAEDLRAQDPARTVTAGSRGRCVVKGSPRHLSQVLANLTGNVLRYTPSGSPIELSAHRSGDAVTVTVRDHGPGFPDGSVERLFERFYRADESRTRDTGGSGLGLAIVSAIVTAHGGSVEAADLGDGALITVTLPAADSGAVAGGDTEADTSEGEQKPTAG
- a CDS encoding cold-shock protein, which gives rise to MPSGRVKWFDADKGFGFIASEEGDEVFLHASALPEGVSSPRQGTKVEYSVVDGRRGPSAMSVIIAEQAPSVAQAQRKPADDMTIIVEDLIKMLDGVSNSLRKGRYPEAAKGKQVASVLRAVAEQLEA
- a CDS encoding response regulator transcription factor; protein product: MTQQRARILVVDDEPDLRDLLATSLTFAGYETVAVASGRAALDHLLHTTADLVVMDVMMPAMDGFTTVRKLRARGDDVPVLFLTARDAQEDALTGFTVGADDYVTKPFSLAEVAARIEAILRRARPTVDDTSVLSVGDLVLDEDAHEATRAGTPLDLTPTEFALLRYLMAHRGTVLSKARILEEVWGYGGNSDGAIVETYVSYLRRKVDTPFDVPLLHTKRGVGYVLKAPS